The genomic stretch ATCGCGGTTCTTATCCCGCGTGGTGCAATTAAATACTATGTGAAAAACTCTACACTTGCGCCTTTCGTAGTTGAAAAAATTATTGCACCTGTGATAAAGCCGTTTTCAAACAAAAATTACGAAGCAATAACAAAAGATATTACCAGCGATGTTATCAAAAGATTCAAATCACTGCCACCACCTCTCAGATGACAAAACCATTCTTGTTTGAGTTTAATCCTGTTTTTGATACTTTAGAAGTTTTTCGGAAGATTTCAGCAGTAGAAAAGTATTCGTTTTTTCTTGATAGTGTAGAAAAAGGTAAAAATGCTGAACATTCAATTATAGGTTTCAAACCAGATATAATTATCAAAAGTAAACAAGATAAAACAGTAATAATTAAAGATGAAAAAACCAAAAAACTTATAGGGAATCCAATCAAACACTTAAAAACTATTTTTCAGAAACATCAGAACATAAGAACCCGTGAACAGATGAACGCCATTCCTTTTCCCGTCGGTGCTATTGGATATCTATCATATGATATGCGACATTATTTTGAGAAATTACCTGCAACAACCACAGACGATATGAATTTACCCGATATGTATTTTGCTTTTTGTAAGAATTTTTTGATTACTGATAGCGGGACACAAAGAACCAGGATTCTTATTCTATCAGAGACAGAAAAAGAGGCAAGAGGCGAATTAAAAATTATTTACGAAAAAATTGGCACGCCAATTTTTTATAAAAAAAGAAAAGAAAGAATAAAAATAAAATCCAATTTAACAAAGAACCAGTTTAAAAAAATGGTTATTAAAGCGAAAAAATATATCAGAGATGGCGATATTTTTCAGGCAAACCTTTCACAGCGGCTGGAGTGTGAATTTTTTAGCGACCCGTTTTTGCTGTATAAAAACTTAAGAATTATAAATCCATCGCCGTTTTCCTGTTTTCTTTCGTTTCCGGAATTAAAAATTTTTGGCTGCTCACCAGAACGGCTGCTTAAAATAGAGAATGGAAAAACAATCACAAGACCAATCGCAGGAACCTATCCGAGAGGGCTTACAAATA from Elusimicrobiota bacterium encodes the following:
- a CDS encoding anthranilate synthase component I family protein — encoded protein: MTKPFLFEFNPVFDTLEVFRKISAVEKYSFFLDSVEKGKNAEHSIIGFKPDIIIKSKQDKTVIIKDEKTKKLIGNPIKHLKTIFQKHQNIRTREQMNAIPFPVGAIGYLSYDMRHYFEKLPATTTDDMNLPDMYFAFCKNFLITDSGTQRTRILILSETEKEARGELKIIYEKIGTPIFYKKRKERIKIKSNLTKNQFKKMVIKAKKYIRDGDIFQANLSQRLECEFFSDPFLLYKNLRIINPSPFSCFLSFPELKIFGCSPERLLKIENGKTITRPIAGTYPRGLTNKYDRKLCTELLLDAKERAEHIMLVDLERNDLGRVCKYGSVKVNEMMVTEKYSHVFHIVSNVVGILKKDKEMFEVIASVFPGGTITGCPKIRCMEIIDELEPTVRGPYTGSCGWLGYNGNCDLNILIRTFVLTGKKLYFQVGAGIVADSVPEREYYETLHKAGALIKALKKTCGEIKYDGIY